The window ATACTCCACGGACTCGTTGGACCACAGGTCACAGCACTGTGCAATCAGGTTGCCCATGACGTCCGCGTGGGCGCACGTGGCGTCCTTGCCCTCCTGGGCGTGGGGCACACCTGCCACGGCCTTCACGATTGGACCCTCGTATCCACAGTCCTTGCCAGGTCCCTTGGCGCCACACTCGTAGCACACGAGCGTCCTGCCAGCTGCGATGGCCCTGGCGATGATGGCATACACGTGGGGCAGGTTGTTGTCCAGCAGACCGCCAGCCACGAACATGCACGTGTTGGCACCAGAGCAGTTGGTCTCACCGCCGGGTATGCAGCTCGTGCCCGCCTTGTTCACGGTGTCCACTATCTGGCTCCACACCCACTCCATGTCGATGCTGCCCAGGCAGCCGATGCCGAACAGGATGCCCTTGAGGTCCTGCCTGGCCACTGCATAGTCCAGAATCTCCTTGCCGCCCACGGTCTCACAGGAGATGTTGGACGCACCCGCCTTGGCACATGCCTCCACGGTAGCAATCATCTTGTTGGGGTAGTCGTGCTCTGCGTCCTCTCTCAGGCCAGCGGGTGCCAGCTCATCACGCCTGATGTCACCCGGTGTGTGCCTGAGAGCGAGCTTGATGCCATACTCCTCGTTGAACTTCTTCATCAGCTCGAACTGCTTCTTGGTGACCGCCTCGCCCCATGATGGGTCGTTGGTCATCTGGAACACGTGCTCTGTCTCGAGCTGCATGGTGGGAAGTCCAATCGTGACACACCTCTCGAGGATGTCCTTGGTGATGTGTCTGTACTCGTTCACAAGCTTCATCTTGGAGGCCTCAGAGCCGGGCCTTGGTGCGTAGTTGGTCTCTGGCACCACGTATCCTGCACCAAGCTCCAGGTCCAGTCCGTAGTTCTTGATGGGGTTCGGAGCCTCTCCGAACACCATGTCGTCTGGGTTGGTGTAGGCCATCTTGGTGTATCTCATCTTTACAGCCATAGTTCCTCCTCCCAATGGTTTTTTACAGGGGAGTGGTGGAGTTTATTCTGATATAAATGTTATCAATTGTAAGGATTTCACTCTGATTTTACCCTATAATGTGGTGCATGCTGGTGGTTTTTAAATAAAAGCTACTTTCCATAATTAAAATTTATTTGATTAAACTTTCTGAGAGAGTTAGTTTATTATGTTGATATATCTGGTTGTTTTATAGGATAAAGCAGTAAATGTAGCTACTTTATCTACCATTTATATGCGATACCCAGAAGGCAAGTTATAAATATTTCAAGAATATAGAGGGGATATGTAGAGCCTTGGATGGGCGGACACCACCCGAGGGGGCTTCCTTGGCGTGCGGAAAGGGGAGTGGGGGCTTCCTCCCTTTTATATCCATGGAGCGCAACCTCTGTGTATGGAGTCCTCTGTTGCCGAGATAAGGGAGAAGATAGAGCGCCACGACGCTCTGGTGGTGGGCGCCCATGAGTTCAAGCAGATGGTGCGGGATGGGGAGAGGCTCGATGAGGTGGACGTGATTACGTGTGCCACCAAGGCGGTGATGAGTGGCACGATGCTGGTACTCTCCCTGAAGGTGGCAGAGCGCAACGCCTTTTTGAGGGCTCGCTCTGTCAGGATAGGGGGCATACCTGCACACGCAGGTCCCTGCCCCAACGAGCGGCTGGGCTATGTGGACTGCACGCTGCACGCCACCGACCACAGCGACGGCTATGGCGGGGGGCACCTCATCAGGGACCTCCTGGAGGGCAGGCGGGTGGACGTGGAGGTAGAGACCCATGGTGGTACCACCGTACGCACCACCACCACGCTGGACGAGCTTGGACATGCGAGGATGGTTGGAACGAGGTGTGCGTTCATGAACTACCTCGCCATCGTCAACCCCTCAAAAAGCCCAGTGCGCTCCATATTCTCCATATCTCCCCTTCAAGGAGGCATGGCAGAGGCGACCGTCGCAGGATGCGGTGAGCTGAACCCCATACAGAACGACCCAGAGTTAGAGCACATCGGGGTGGGTACCCGTGTGCTGTACAACGGTGGGGAGGGGTTCGTGATGGGCCTTGGCACGCGCAGCTATCTCCACAGGCCCAACCTGTCCATCGTTGGCGACCTGAAACACATGCAGGCAAGGTGGACTGGGGGCTTTAGGACATCGCTCTCCCCAGAGGTGGTGTGCACCGTGGCGGTGCCCATACCCATCACCGACAGGCGCACCCTGCAGCGGGCGAGCGTGCTGGACGAGCACATCCCGCTCATGGTGGCGAGCGTGCTCGGACGGCACATCCTTGCAGAGACGAGCTACGCGGACGTGTGGCAGGGCACAGACCTCGACATCCACGTGGGGGGTGCCGACATGACAGAGTATGCGGCGGCTGCGAGGGCGTGCCCCACAGGCGCGCTCTCGGATGAAGGGGTCATAGACGAGACGAGGTGCATGCACTGTGGTCACTGCACCACCACCTCTGGGGCTCTTGGCGCGCATCTCGGGCACTTGCGGCTCGGCAGGATGATACCAATCGTGGCTCGGCTCTCAGACAGGCTGGGTGCTATTGCAGCATGCGAGGAGCTCAAGCGCAGGATACTCGACGGCTCGTTCGAACTCACAGAGCCTGTGCAGCGCCTGAAAAAATAGCCTAAAAAGCCTGAAAAAATAGCCTAAAAAAGAGTGAGCCTCACAGGAAGGCCTTACTCCTCCTTGAGGCTGATAGCCCCGGCTGGACACGCATCCACGCACAGCCCGCACTCTGTGCACAGCTCGGGGTCCACCTTGGCGACCTCTCCGTCCATGCTGATGGCCTCGACGGGACACTCATCCACGCACGTCTCGCAGCCTGTACACGTCTCTGGGTCAACGTATGCTGGCATTGTGATTACCTCCAGTCGAAGGGCTCATGTGCCAACTATAAAAGACTTTTGAAGGGGAACTCACAGCCCTCCCCTCCCTCTCAGCAGGTATCCGATGCCAAACGTGCCCCCGATGATCAGCACGAACACCAGACCCATTATGGGCACGGACGAGGTGATGGGGGGCAGTGCG is drawn from Methermicoccus shengliensis DSM 18856 and contains these coding sequences:
- the mtaB gene encoding methanol--corrinoid protein co-methyltransferase MtaB, yielding MAVKMRYTKMAYTNPDDMVFGEAPNPIKNYGLDLELGAGYVVPETNYAPRPGSEASKMKLVNEYRHITKDILERCVTIGLPTMQLETEHVFQMTNDPSWGEAVTKKQFELMKKFNEEYGIKLALRHTPGDIRRDELAPAGLREDAEHDYPNKMIATVEACAKAGASNISCETVGGKEILDYAVARQDLKGILFGIGCLGSIDMEWVWSQIVDTVNKAGTSCIPGGETNCSGANTCMFVAGGLLDNNLPHVYAIIARAIAAGRTLVCYECGAKGPGKDCGYEGPIVKAVAGVPHAQEGKDATCAHADVMGNLIAQCCDLWSNESVEYHSEFGGSTVQVWAQALGYEVALMNAAKQTGKDKVLRDLYVAADLYRDPQPYVLAYFNAFKVGQAIVENGNDVYLRAKAAGETAAKIVDEANKKGELKLTKFERKALDKALEELASFPDSMDAFMDECIKEYSEKVDVFNPKNYGL
- a CDS encoding 4Fe-4S binding protein, which encodes MPAYVDPETCTGCETCVDECPVEAISMDGEVAKVDPELCTECGLCVDACPAGAISLKEE
- a CDS encoding methanogenesis marker 16 metalloprotein, translated to MESSVAEIREKIERHDALVVGAHEFKQMVRDGERLDEVDVITCATKAVMSGTMLVLSLKVAERNAFLRARSVRIGGIPAHAGPCPNERLGYVDCTLHATDHSDGYGGGHLIRDLLEGRRVDVEVETHGGTTVRTTTTLDELGHARMVGTRCAFMNYLAIVNPSKSPVRSIFSISPLQGGMAEATVAGCGELNPIQNDPELEHIGVGTRVLYNGGEGFVMGLGTRSYLHRPNLSIVGDLKHMQARWTGGFRTSLSPEVVCTVAVPIPITDRRTLQRASVLDEHIPLMVASVLGRHILAETSYADVWQGTDLDIHVGGADMTEYAAAARACPTGALSDEGVIDETRCMHCGHCTTTSGALGAHLGHLRLGRMIPIVARLSDRLGAIAACEELKRRILDGSFELTEPVQRLKK